A genomic region of Pseudoalteromonas piscicida contains the following coding sequences:
- the smrB gene encoding endonuclease SmrB, with protein MNRESNTNADLNDDFAMFRESLNGVKPLKQDQVQLKQKKKIQSIELKQQVKQQQSEFYFSDEYIPDIDTSGTINFVKPGADRYLAKQLRRGDYAPELILDLHGLNKETVKQELAALIHACKKQHIACACVVHGIGERVLKHKVPQYLVQHPDILAMHQAPLEYGGKGAVLILVDLPDDPNFGR; from the coding sequence ATGAACAGAGAATCTAACACTAATGCTGACCTAAATGACGATTTCGCGATGTTTCGTGAGTCTTTGAATGGTGTAAAACCCCTCAAACAAGATCAGGTGCAGCTCAAACAAAAGAAAAAAATTCAGAGCATTGAGCTGAAGCAACAAGTTAAGCAACAGCAATCTGAGTTTTACTTTTCTGACGAGTATATTCCTGATATTGATACGTCGGGAACCATCAATTTCGTAAAGCCCGGAGCTGATCGCTATTTAGCAAAGCAGCTAAGGCGTGGTGACTACGCACCCGAACTCATCTTAGATTTACACGGGCTAAATAAAGAAACAGTAAAACAAGAACTAGCAGCATTAATTCATGCTTGTAAGAAGCAGCATATTGCTTGTGCGTGCGTGGTGCATGGAATTGGTGAGCGTGTGCTTAAACATAAAGTACCGCAGTATCTTGTTCAGCATCCAGATATACTGGCGATGCACCAAGCACCTTTAGAATATGGCGGTAAAGGGGCAGTATTAATCTTGGTTGACCTACCTGATGACCCTAACTTTGGCCGTTAA
- the smrB gene encoding endonuclease SmrB, with protein MNRESNTNADLNDDFAMFRESLNGVKPLKQDQVQLKQKKKIQSIELKQQVKQQQSEFYFSDEYIPDIDTSGTINFVKPGADRYLAKQLRRGDYAPELILDLHGLNKETVKQELAALIHACKKQHIACACVVHGIGERVLKHKVPQYLVQHPDILAMHQAPLEYGGKGAVLILVDLPDDPNFGR; from the coding sequence ATGAACAGAGAATCTAACACTAATGCTGACCTAAATGACGATTTCGCGATGTTTCGTGAGTCTTTGAATGGTGTAAAACCCCTCAAACAAGATCAGGTGCAGCTCAAACAAAAGAAAAAAATTCAGAGCATTGAGCTGAAGCAACAAGTTAAGCAACAGCAATCTGAGTTTTACTTTTCTGACGAGTATATTCCTGATATTGATACGTCGGGAACCATCAATTTCGTAAAGCCCGGAGCTGATCGCTATTTAGCAAAGCAGCTAAGGCGTGGTGACTACGCACCCGAACTCATCTTAGATTTACACGGGCTAAATAAAGAAACAGTAAAACAAGAACTAGCAGCATTAATTCATGCTTGTAAGAAGCAGCATATTGCTTGTGCGTGCGTGGTGCATGGAATTGGTGAGCGTGTGCTTAAACATAAAGTACCGCAGTATCTTGTTCAGCATCCAGATATACTGGCGATGCACCAAGCACCTTTAGAATATGGCGGTAAAGGGGC